Part of the Pieris napi chromosome 6, ilPieNapi1.2, whole genome shotgun sequence genome, ttaaaacttattcaCTTTTCCAcgtaaaaactataaatgttTATCACTTCCGTTGCcagataaaattaatattttattggctgtatattattaaaaatacgtttatttaaCGCGCCATAGCGAATGGACTGACGTGTTGAATAATCTCGATACAATAAAGCCAAAATTGATAACATTATCGAAACAAGCAATATCAGTGATGTTATTAGAAATCGGAATTAAATCTTTAACGATTATTTACTAAGAacattatctatttttttaatatcagtatttgtatataataaaattagcaCGAAAAGATAGGTGATGTTTTAACAAACaaggaaatatatataaataacaaatctacatttttgaagtgaaacttctttatcgggtttggaaaaaaatttagtgtaacattttttcgttacgcgtcacgtttttcggttacgcgccatgttcctttttgaagtcaaacttctttatcggcgttggaaaaaaatgtaccgttacattatttattattccacactaaatattttaatgacaataattaaattcattaaattcctaacatatcttcctttttccgtccctctaagtatcggaaatctaaacttttagatttgtataaatatgaacaacacttcaagattagtttgccactgaagtttcacttctgacatgtgtactttgtacacacacacttttttttaaaattacatttaatgaaGTGCAAATTTATGTTTGTCAAAAAaagtcattaaattaaatcgaAGACGGATAAAATATGATGATTTGGACTAAATTCGGCTTAGACTTTAGAGGCACGAACAGGCATAGTGCCTGTTCGTGCcattataattatagtatGTTATTaggcaatttattaaaagtttttggCCCAATTCATAAATGTACTCAGAGCTATTGAATATTTCCTTATCAGTCTCGCGGCACGTATAGAGTAAATAATAGAGACAAATTGTAAAATCAGCGTGCATGGCCTTGTGAATTGTTTTTTCGCGTCATTCGAGCTCTGAGAGCTTTAGCTATAACataagattataattaatgttaagaCATATTAAGTAGTTGATTTAGAGTAGAGGTTTACTTTTTCctcctttatataaaaaaatagtcatATTGCACCGTTTTAACACTCATCTGTACACACATAAGTACTCATCTATTTCTTTTCATCACGCCCATAACACAATTTGACCGAAAgggataaaatataaaaccgcCTTCGTTTATCTTTGCTAATGCACTAGAAGAGTTCGTTTCTGGATAAAACGGTTAACGGTAATccttcgaaattcaaattaaatataaaattctgtcTGTTGGATTGTGCATTTATCCATAAAGGAAATGTAACAATCAACCACCATTTCTAGGAATTATCTCAGAAATTTACATTGCCAACTTAAGTTTGTTTAATGAAAGGCTATTCCTGGATCTCCTTTCAAGTTTGTCatctaaaatatgtttatttattttgtaaatcttTATTGAATCACGCCGTGATCTAACGTATGATGTCATATAGCGATGCGGGGCCTTCAATTTACGATTAATATACGTTGAAGGCTTGTACAATAAAGACGaagctaatttatttaagtaaaccGTTACAAATACTGGTAGTAATTGCTACGGGCCGTAGATTCTTATACTATGAACAGTTTCACTTTCATTGTTTCATGAAAGAgaaacttttaggtataacgGTTAATTCatagattaaattaaaacatgtatCAGTGTACAGGGTTGGGGAGCTAGTCGCAATTTTAAACTGACTGCTAATATCCAATAGGATTGATTTGGAATTTTTGCAAGTATAAAGCAGTTTATTTTCCTTTTGCATGCAGGAGTTATTTCCACACATAGAAATATGCTGGGATACAAATACAAGGCTAAAGGTGTgagtggcacactgaggccaaCACTGGTCACTAAAAccgtaacaaatatatatacttttagaaTTGAATAATACCAGAAAATAATGTGAATGAGCatatgtatacaataataacattgaaaattattgtttaaatgtaaCATAGGTTAATGCgatgttaattttatatttgattagCAAAATCAACAATTAGTGTATTTAATTACTCTATGgtgttaatacaataaatatttaatataatagaagTTGTATTTAAGATAATAGAATTATATACTTGCATAATTATTGCATTGAAATTGTGTGTCAAAGATTTTTCTGTGCACCTGTCAATTATATACGGTTTTATGTACTAATTAGTAAAAACAGTTGATTTAGCACAAcctcaatattattaataagaaatctatgaaaataaatattttcaattttatatcttttcagtgtcttaattatttttccatGTAAGTGCAACATAAtgtatacaaattaatttgctTAAAGAAAAGAAACACCAACGCAttaaaacaacacttattaCAAACTTGATTGTAAAATAATCCTAGCACATTAACTGATACTCActtgattattaaaaacaaattaaatgtttttccttattatttttaaatgaccTTAAtcctaatataattaataaataaaagtggtAATAGTAGGAAATTTActcttttgatttttattaaagcacTTATCTGAGTATAGTTTAccatcattaattaattagaaattgCAATGATATCTCATTTTCATAGCTAATTTAAAGGAAGTTAcagtgtttgttttatttataactgacTCTATTTCATTACTGACATCTGATAGCTTAtcagatattaaataaaaccaaaacaattaacaataatagaaacataaaattgtacATTCATTTTTAGTActaaaagatatttaattttataacaattaccCTAGAAATAGACATTTAAataggaataaaattaaaacataatttcaattattgtTAACAAACACATAAAACATGACATCATAATTCTAATACAGCTGCTAACGAACAGGTAAAATACATAGAATTAGCCAGCAATTGAGAAATAAGAAAAGCCTTCAAAAACCAGTTCTTCGTAGATCCATCGCAATTAATTGCTTGTAATAGTAAAACATTAATCGTAGCGAATACAACGAAAAAATGGGTGtcgaaaataattttgtgtagCTATAAAAAgccaaataaacaattacgaGACAAGAATTGGCTTTCGCCTTTGATAACTACaatgtttaataacaaaaaaatgtatgatAATACTTACGTAAGACgctttaaataacaaatcagATCTTAAATATTACAGACGGAATTGATCTGTAGCGATGTGGGGattttcacataaaatttactaattatttaataatactgcaaatttaaataatatcacgGCACCACAGCTATTTGATTATACTAAATTATAACTCATTTTTAcgttaaattgatttaatttcgAAAGAAAAGCGCGAGAATAGAGCACCATGTTGAAGGACTAGGAAAAATTGAAAGGCTGTCAAGGTTTTCCGCACAAATGTCAATTTTACGTCAATGCGACATATGAGtcaaattgaaaattatattagttataaccgcgatagatggcgctgttatcaaattatttttcttttatagatgTCGATAGACAGACAATAGATGTCGCTAACATCTATTGtgattttatgattaaaataaaaacgttacgaaattttacatttttaaagagatatattttgtataccaACGGAAATTAAACCACAGCCTATCCTACGTATAAATGTCAGTCTCATTAGAATCATTTATATCACTTATACGTCTCCAAGCTGCAAATTCCTTTTTAATACCAGCCTTTCCTAAATAAAACGGATAACTTTTACTGGtcgacaaaaaaaatataccatgTTTCTTCACGTCTACGTCTAATCCCATAACATTTGtcacttgtttatttttataacattcagcATCCCTAGCGTCTTGAATCGTATTGCATTTTATTGCGATAAACTTCTCTGGATTCCGTACAGCGATTGCCCAAAGAGCCAACACTCGAAAGTGGCTGCAAGTTGCCGTACACGGAAATAAATTCAAGTCAGCCGGCTGATATTCTCCACCATTCACATAAAAATCGACATGGCCCATCCTATTTGCCATGCCGTAGCCGTCGATATTGGTATGAATAACTTGGACAAAGTCAGCGTTAGTCGATTCCAATCTTTCTGTCGGACCTAGGGTTCTAAAACAGGGACCAGCTGGTTCTAGTGCAGTTATTCGAGAGATATTTCGTCCTGTCAAAAGCTGGAAGTTTGTCGCTATGTAGCTGACAGTCTGGCCACCTAGACTGAAACCTAGAAGTTCTAGTTTAGTTGGATCAAGACCGGAACGAGTGAGGATAGCTAGGATTTCTGCTACGTGTTTGCCAACTGGTCGCATAAGGCGAGTTGCTCTGtgaaaagataatttataaggtatttgttaatacatataaatacacattaaTACGTACACTGATAGCTTTGCGCATGTTTTGAAATAGGAAAATATGCTTACAAAAAGTAATGCACAGTAGCAAATCTTTGATTGTCGATAAGAATAACATTATATCCTCTTCGTATGTATTCGTTTGTAAGTATCATGGATATCGGGAAGTTTGTGCTGTCCAAGTAGCCGATTGCTACTACCAGGGTCCTCCTAAAATGTAAAAACTCTCAATTAGGTTTTTATCTTCACtgaatttatacataaaaagtaCTGGAGAAGATTTGATGTAAAGAGAAAAAATTAGGAATAAACCACAGCtgaattttatagaaaaataagcgCCTGCAAATATTTTATGGCAAATATGTCacttaaaacaatttactgtgtatgcggtgatagcggtattatcatttttttactattcgCAAAATCTATAGAAAAAACACCACatcaagtttttaattaatagtaagCTTAACCTACCAATGGGTTCAATTTATACTAAAGgcaaaaaaagggtgcgtgtacttatgtatgtactttggtattattaaaaatagtttttgactgcatgcaaataattaattacaattaaataatcaaagactggaaaaggagtcattatagtcaataaagttcagttaccatttgaaaaataaaataaataaatatttattattattctcttacattaagtgtaacataaattctattattattcgaacgttgtttttaaattatgtccaatgccgtagcatcttccgtgggcaacttcattctgttaattttgtgtaacggtgcgcgcgcatcgtaaaatttcactctcatcaatttttcataacgcgcctaaagaagtataacttcaaaaacatttcttaGTCAAAGTGAGTTAGTaacaaagtatatatatgCTTGGTACCTTCTAAAATCTATCCTTGGGTCTTTCGCGATATTTTTAGCGGTCCAATAAGTGTACTTCTGCCGGTTGGTTTCACCCTGGACGACGAAGTGGAGGTATTTCAGCTGGCTCCTGGGTATAGTCGCTGGCTTCGTGGAACCAGGACCTGAAATGGAAAAAACAGGGCTATGAAACTTGAAAAATACTGAGAGGAACTGATAGATGAttttcaaaactaaaaatctAACTTTTAGTCATTTAGTTCATTTATTATTGCGTCATACATTATACACACATATACTATAgactgtatataatatatctaaaccTTTAAAGTACCACAAAATAAGTACTAAATACTTCTATTTTGTTGCAAATGTATGTAAACTAGAACACTTTGAAAGACTCTTAATACTGTAATTTGATATAATTAGTGAGGTACTGATTGCAAGTCTCCATTTccttcatatttatatttaagtaatgtCCGGGCGTACGCATGCATTaactttacataaaaaactttCGTTTCATTAATCAAAGttttcattttaatcaaaACGGTTTAAGTACTAAACGGAACgtgataaataaacttttggAAAATAAAAGTTCCTGAAGCCTGGAGCATCGGGCAGACGTAATATTTCTGAGTCTCAGACCTCAGTAATGTTCAGTCTATAGGCTGCTCATGATTGCCTCAAGCAAGTGCTTCCTAAGTTGTCTAGTAATTCGAGCTAGGTATTATTGTTTCGTTGTGATACGATGCCAAAGTTGTGACAATAATAAATGtcaagttaaatatatataacgtgTGACTCTGTAGTCACAAGTATAGGACATTGTAAACTGTTTGTTACtagaaaatattacaattaaatggtATGGTTCACAGACCGGTTCTTTCGTAAAATTACGCTAGCTTTACTGACGTATCTGTTTACTCACATAGCTTTTGCTATGTAGATCTCATACTAACGAGGTAGTACCTAGTGGAAATAGTAGCAGTATGTAAGCTCATTGACGACTCTACGTTTTAAATCGATTGTAGTCTAGTGTGGTGCAGAATTAAGAAATCCAAAAGAAGAAATTCGTTAGGAAATGACTTTAGGTTTCTTTTGCATTGTTCGCATTACGTTCTCGTTTTTTAACAAGTTTATCATACCTAATAAGGCAGTAAGTATAAGCTTAacaaatttattgtataagtGCGGGGTTTGTTTCAAAAAATCACTTGCTAAAAAAAGctttagataatttaaaatataatttattcatttaggtacagtaaaaaaaatgcttctaaatttacattttctacCAGTTCTCAACTAAAGCCTGCAACCAATACATCGTGCACCTCATCACACGTTAaagcaattatttaaaaaaattaaataaaaaaaataatgaataaataaaaaccgaACCTCTATTTATTCTGTCTATCTCTATCACCTCTATCCGCAAGGTGAGAAATAGGGCATGCTCTTACATTACTGTGGGAACAACACAACATTGTATCCATAATTTGAAGCTAAGTCTATAACAAGCAATAAAATCAATCTATAAACAAAGGTTCTCTTTACTCGTTTTCCACCAAATTCGTTTACGatactttattaataagatCAGCAATACTGTGAAAAAGAcggatttaattttaaaattcacgTTTAGGAACGTGGTTAGTGATACTGACAAAGtcgttatatatttacttgTACTTTggctaataaatattacttatcGAGAAAGAAACTAACACATACATACTGACATTAATCCACTCGGATATCCCTGCTCTGCTCTCTGGTCCCGACAATtgatatacataaatacacaTAATACAAGAAATACCCTTGTGCAACACATTTTCACtacattttattcaaaacGTGCCAGTCTGTTATAAATCAATGACAATATACATCGCCATTTATTTCAAGTGAAAGGTCATTTGGCGGGAAATATTGGAGGGAAGTTTTGCGTCAGTGCGTTTAGGTTGCCAGACGTATAGTGACTTAAAGCAAGCAGTTCCGCAGATTAGAGGTTGCAATCCCTCACAAACTAGCAACCTTGGCCAATATTGCTAGTTTACATATACAAAATCTGAATACCATACGGTACCAAGTTTGGAAGACAGTACTCACTTTGGGTCGCCAGACAGACGCAAATAATGgagtaatttttatctttttgaaAAACCTATAAATATAACCTGTAGAGTATGTATAGAGCAGTTATAgtgtggctttagcgtgcgtctctcatccctgaagacGTAGGTTCGAAACCCAGCTGTTTAatcaatggactttttatgtgcgcatctaacagtcgctcgtacggtgatggaaaacatcgtgaggaaatcggcatgccttagacccaaagcTCGAAGGCGTGTTAGGCACAGACGTCTTATCACCTTCTTGTctataagaaaaaacaaatgatctcGAAGCAAAacaatctgaggctcagacctgATCGGTACGCATATACGAAGTTGTCATCTCTAAACGGTAAAAAATTCGAACCTCTAGTATAACCAGCCGTATCCAGATCACAATAAGCTGTTATTAGCATAAATCTTCTATCTAatcaaaataacaattatgttAACAAGTATCTACGGCAAATGGAACAACAGCCCACGTTCCTTTAgcttttaatgaataaaaatttaaagaatttgtcaaggaatttcataaaaaatcgtgctgttgattttttaaactagCTTTCATGTTTCGTCACAAAACATTATGCAAGTACCTTATCTTAGTATCTCGTTAAACgcaacaatataataactatgttataataataaaatgggtATAAATTATGTTGAGATAATGTAGTGTCAAGGCATGTAACAATGTGGAAATTGCTTGGTTGGTAGAGTTGTCAAACAAAATGTAAcactaaaattacattttaatatgttgCATTTTTATACCTacgtgtgtgtatgtgtgtgtttgtGAGGGGTTTGTGTAACTATTTACTTAACTAAcactattttgtttataaaaaatcaaaagaaaaattaaataatcaaccGCGTATTTTTGTTCGAGTGGAAATGAATTAGCGTATCTAGTTTACAAATTTACGCATCGACGCCTGCCATTTCTGTTCcctttaatttcaataaaaacgaggttgtaaatgtttaaaaatcttcAAAAAGCTTAGCTCAGTCCTTACCAGACCTCGACATTGATTTTATTCGATGAATTTAGTATCTCAATTCTTAATTTAGACCTTTACAGGCGTAATGCTTTTAGTTGTGCTGAATTAATTGAATGGTGAACCGTGTATTTCATTCGTTGGGAAGTTACGCTTTCTAAGCTTACGTGGggattcctctgcgctgaaacagcctctgcacaaaTGACTGTTGGTAGCGCCAAGGAAAAAGAGATGTTTATTAAGAGTGGCCCGTAATTGTCCTCTTCATCATTTTGAGATTAATTCTGTTGAGGCTTAGAAGTCCCTCTTAAGTGGCATTTTGGACTACCTGTAGTCTGCGTTGCGCGACCCACGGTGATGTTGGAGTTCTGTGGATCTTTGGCGAATCCAAAaccaaaaatgtgtaaataaccCCCTATTTATctgtctttatttatttctaatggCGCTGTTCATTACATTACTTTGCGATATTTAAACTAAGTGTAAGGTATAttaggtttaaaaaaataaaacaatatacaattttaattatttatatattcccAATTACCATCTAAGGGCACGTGTACCTGACAATCATCACAGTTAACTTTACATCTCTTTCCTTTACAAAGTCCTTCACCTTTCCTGGGAAACTCGGAAGGTATATCTGGTGTGAACCAGGGCTTATTTAGTTTATCCAAATATGCATGTTCTAGAAGATTCTGTTTATTGGGAGCTGTTAGGCCTGGCTGGATAAATGATAACAAAGCTAGTAGAACCTAGAAGAGGAAAACACGTTTCTAAAAGTTGCAATAACTTACAAGCTTACATCACAGATTACTGCTCTTAGACTCGTTGACAGTGACTactagttttttgttttataatcgAAACGTGTAGGAACATAGAATATATCGTAGC contains:
- the LOC125050183 gene encoding lipase member H-like isoform X2 → MCIYVYQLSGPESRAGISEWINVSPGSTKPATIPRSQLKYLHFVVQGETNRQKYTYWTAKNIAKDPRIDFRRRTLVVAIGYLDSTNFPISMILTNEYIRRGYNVILIDNQRFATVHYFLATRLMRPVGKHVAEILAILTRSGLDPTKLELLGFSLGGQTVSYIATNFQLLTGRNISRITALEPAGPCFRTLGPTERLESTNADFVQVIHTNIDGYGMANRMGHVDFYVNGGEYQPADLNLFPCTATCSHFRVLALWAIAVRNPEKFIAIKCNTIQDARDAECYKNKQVTNVMGLDVDVKKHGIFFLSTSKSYPFYLGKAGIKKEFAAWRRISDINDSNETDIYT
- the LOC125050183 gene encoding lipase member H-like isoform X1 translates to MCCTRVFLVLCVFMYINCRDQRAEQGYPSGLMSVCPGSTKPATIPRSQLKYLHFVVQGETNRQKYTYWTAKNIAKDPRIDFRRRTLVVAIGYLDSTNFPISMILTNEYIRRGYNVILIDNQRFATVHYFLATRLMRPVGKHVAEILAILTRSGLDPTKLELLGFSLGGQTVSYIATNFQLLTGRNISRITALEPAGPCFRTLGPTERLESTNADFVQVIHTNIDGYGMANRMGHVDFYVNGGEYQPADLNLFPCTATCSHFRVLALWAIAVRNPEKFIAIKCNTIQDARDAECYKNKQVTNVMGLDVDVKKHGIFFLSTSKSYPFYLGKAGIKKEFAAWRRISDINDSNETDIYT